Proteins encoded within one genomic window of Parolsenella massiliensis:
- the rplO gene encoding 50S ribosomal protein L15: protein MQLNDLRPAKGAKKARKRIGRGNASGHGTTAGRGTKGQLSRSGGGKGAGFEGGQQPLAMRLPKLPGFKNRNRVEYVPVNVSRIEDKFNDGDVVDTQSLIAAGIVKHEYDLVKVLGDGEITKKVTVKVDKVTPAAQAKIEAAGGKVELPC from the coding sequence ATGCAGCTCAACGATCTGCGTCCCGCCAAGGGCGCCAAGAAGGCCCGCAAGCGCATTGGTCGCGGTAACGCCTCTGGTCACGGCACCACTGCCGGCCGCGGCACCAAGGGCCAGCTCTCCCGCTCCGGTGGCGGCAAGGGCGCCGGCTTCGAGGGCGGCCAGCAGCCGCTCGCGATGCGCCTCCCGAAGCTCCCGGGCTTCAAGAACCGCAACCGCGTCGAGTACGTGCCGGTCAACGTTTCCCGCATCGAGGACAAGTTCAACGACGGCGACGTCGTGGACACCCAGAGCCTCATCGCCGCGGGCATCGTCAAGCACGAGTACGACCTCGTTAAGGTCCTCGGCGATGGCGAGATCACCAAGAAGGTCACCGTCAAGGTCGACAAGGTCACTCCTGCCGCCCAGGCCAAGATCGAGGCGGCCGGCGGAAAGGTAGAGCTCCCGTGCTAA
- the rplV gene encoding 50S ribosomal protein L22, translating into MAKNTNPNWVSATAKYVRVAPRKARLVVDLVRNQPVARAFELLQFCDHAVAVDVEKVLKSAVANAYQNKGMRPETLQIVAAYVDEGPTLKRIRPRAKGSASRINKRTSHITITVAPRKEA; encoded by the coding sequence ATGGCTAAGAATACCAACCCGAACTGGGTTTCCGCGACCGCCAAGTATGTCCGCGTCGCTCCCCGCAAGGCTCGCCTTGTCGTCGACCTGGTCCGCAACCAGCCCGTCGCCCGTGCCTTCGAGCTGCTCCAGTTCTGCGATCACGCTGTCGCCGTGGACGTCGAGAAGGTTCTGAAGTCCGCCGTGGCCAACGCCTACCAGAACAAGGGCATGCGCCCCGAGACGCTTCAGATCGTCGCCGCCTACGTTGACGAGGGCCCGACGCTCAAGCGCATCCGTCCGCGCGCCAAGGGCTCCGCGAGCCGCATCAACAAGCGCACGAGCCACATCACCATCACCGTCGCTCCCCGAAAGGAGGCGTAA
- the rpsC gene encoding 30S ribosomal protein S3: MGQKVSPTGFRLGVTENWRSRWYADKDYATTLGNDLEIRKYLNKRLAKAALSRVEIDRAGDKVKVTIYTGRPGIVIGKKGAEIDGLRSELEKIAKVGKGQVNVDVIEVKRPELDASLVAQNVADQLEQRIAFRRAMRKAVQSARKAGAKGIRIQCSGRLGGAELGRREWYREGRVPLHTLRACIDFGEATARTTMGACGVKVWIYVGEKLPGQPKPQPALEGSSRPRRRNERRGN; encoded by the coding sequence ATGGGTCAGAAGGTTTCCCCCACTGGTTTCCGCCTCGGAGTCACCGAGAACTGGCGCTCCCGTTGGTACGCCGACAAGGACTACGCCACGACGCTCGGCAATGACCTCGAGATCCGCAAGTACCTCAACAAGCGTCTTGCCAAGGCTGCGCTCTCCCGCGTGGAGATCGACCGCGCCGGCGACAAGGTGAAGGTCACCATCTACACCGGCCGCCCCGGCATCGTGATCGGCAAGAAGGGCGCCGAGATCGACGGCCTTCGCTCCGAGCTCGAGAAGATCGCCAAGGTCGGCAAGGGCCAGGTCAACGTCGACGTCATCGAGGTCAAGCGCCCCGAGCTCGACGCCTCCCTCGTTGCCCAGAACGTCGCTGACCAGCTCGAGCAGCGCATCGCCTTCCGTCGCGCCATGCGCAAGGCCGTGCAGTCTGCCCGCAAGGCCGGCGCCAAGGGCATCCGCATCCAGTGCTCCGGCCGTCTCGGCGGCGCCGAGCTGGGTCGTCGCGAGTGGTACCGCGAGGGTCGCGTGCCCCTGCACACCCTGCGCGCCTGCATCGACTTCGGCGAGGCCACCGCTCGCACCACCATGGGCGCCTGCGGCGTGAAGGTCTGGATCTACGTTGGCGAGAAGCTCCCCGGCCAGCCCAAGCCGCAGCCGGCTCTTGAGGGCTCCTCGCGTCCCCGTCGTCGCAATGAGAGGAGGGGCAACTAA
- the rpsH gene encoding 30S ribosomal protein S8: protein MNVTDPIADMLTRIRNGNTAGKDVVSMPSSKVLVEVARVIAEEGYIEGYAVEDTKPQKTLHVTLKYGARHARIIRGIKRISKPGLRIYSKAEDLPRVLGGLGTAVISTSRGMMCDRDARKLGVGGEVIAYIW, encoded by the coding sequence ATGAACGTTACCGATCCCATTGCAGACATGCTCACGCGCATCCGCAACGGCAACACCGCCGGCAAGGATGTCGTCAGCATGCCGTCGAGCAAGGTGCTCGTCGAGGTCGCCCGCGTCATCGCGGAGGAGGGCTACATCGAGGGCTATGCCGTCGAGGACACGAAGCCCCAGAAGACCCTGCACGTCACCCTCAAGTATGGCGCGCGCCACGCCCGCATCATCCGCGGCATCAAGCGCATCTCCAAGCCGGGCCTGCGCATCTACAGCAAGGCTGAGGACCTTCCCCGCGTCCTCGGTGGCCTCGGCACCGCCGTCATTTCCACGTCCAGGGGCATGATGTGCGACCGCGACGCCCGCAAGCTCGGCGTCGGCGGCGAAGTCATCGCCTACATCTGGTAA
- the rpsQ gene encoding 30S ribosomal protein S17, with protein sequence MSDTEARNSRKVRVGVVTSISGAKSITVKIDNRKRHPKYGKMITVTKKLHAHDENEVAHVGDTVKVMETRPLSKTKRWRLVEVVEAAK encoded by the coding sequence ATGAGCGATACCGAGGCTCGCAACAGCCGCAAGGTGCGCGTGGGCGTCGTCACCTCCATCTCCGGTGCCAAGTCCATCACCGTGAAGATCGACAACCGCAAGCGTCACCCCAAGTACGGCAAGATGATCACCGTCACCAAGAAGCTCCACGCCCACGACGAGAACGAGGTCGCGCACGTTGGCGACACCGTCAAGGTCATGGAGACGCGTCCTCTGTCCAAGACGAAGCGCTGGCGCCTCGTCGAGGTCGTTGAGGCCGCCAAGTAA
- a CDS encoding CDP-alcohol phosphatidyltransferase, with product MGKMAEEAVEIGPDTLDGYLRSNTRVFAKVGEDTYYVTHTDGYWRIQDCAKLNDKGHFTDCSDLVPTVGEVINLPFHYGRSLLDVASEATFYPSVEE from the coding sequence ATGGGCAAGATGGCCGAGGAAGCGGTCGAGATTGGACCGGACACGCTTGACGGGTACCTTCGCTCCAACACGCGCGTCTTCGCAAAGGTGGGGGAGGACACCTACTACGTGACCCACACGGACGGCTACTGGCGCATCCAGGACTGCGCCAAGCTCAACGACAAGGGCCACTTCACTGATTGCTCAGACCTTGTCCCAACGGTTGGCGAGGTCATCAACCTCCCGTTCCATTACGGCCGCTCGCTTCTGGACGTAGCGAGCGAGGCAACGTTCTACCCAAGCGTCGAGGAGTAG
- the rplX gene encoding 50S ribosomal protein L24: protein MAKMKIKTGDTVQVLSGKDKGKRGVVVRALPREGKVVVEGVAVAKKAVRPTQDNQQGGFVNKEMPIDVSNVALIDPKTDTPTRVGYRFEEDGTKVRVAKKSGEVIPDPYKK from the coding sequence ATGGCTAAGATGAAGATCAAGACCGGCGACACCGTCCAGGTGCTCTCTGGTAAGGACAAGGGCAAGCGTGGCGTCGTCGTCCGCGCCCTTCCCCGCGAGGGCAAGGTCGTCGTCGAGGGTGTCGCCGTTGCCAAGAAGGCCGTGCGCCCCACGCAGGACAACCAGCAGGGTGGCTTCGTGAACAAGGAGATGCCCATCGACGTCTCCAACGTCGCCCTCATCGACCCCAAGACCGACACGCCCACTCGCGTGGGCTACCGCTTCGAGGAGGACGGCACCAAGGTGCGCGTCGCCAAGAAGAGCGGCGAGGTCATCCCCGACCCCTACAAGAAGTAG
- the rplE gene encoding 50S ribosomal protein L5, with translation MAEEKYVPRFKTKYNDEVRAKLVEQFGYTNPMCVPKIEKIVVNMGVGEAATDSKAIDGAIADLRAITGQQPSIRRARKSIATFHLREGQPIGAKVTLRGDRMWDFLDRLICIAIPRIRDFRGISAKSFDGRGNFSMGVTEQLIFPEIDFDKIDRTRGMDITIVTTANTNEEGKALLDGFGFPFAK, from the coding sequence ATGGCTGAGGAGAAGTACGTTCCCCGTTTCAAGACCAAGTACAACGATGAGGTCCGTGCCAAGCTCGTCGAGCAGTTTGGCTACACGAACCCCATGTGCGTCCCGAAGATCGAGAAGATCGTCGTGAACATGGGTGTCGGCGAGGCCGCCACTGATTCCAAGGCCATCGACGGCGCCATTGCCGACCTCCGTGCCATCACGGGTCAGCAGCCCTCCATCCGTCGCGCTCGCAAGTCCATCGCTACGTTCCACCTGCGTGAGGGCCAGCCCATCGGCGCCAAGGTGACGCTGCGCGGCGACCGCATGTGGGACTTCCTCGATCGCCTGATCTGCATCGCCATTCCGCGCATCCGCGACTTCCGCGGCATCTCCGCCAAGAGCTTCGACGGCCGTGGCAACTTCTCCATGGGCGTCACCGAGCAGCTCATCTTCCCTGAGATCGACTTCGACAAGATCGATCGCACGCGTGGCATGGACATCACCATCGTCACCACCGCCAACACTAACGAGGAGGGCAAGGCCCTGCTCGACGGCTTTGGCTTCCCGTTCGCCAAGTAA
- the rplF gene encoding 50S ribosomal protein L6, whose protein sequence is MSRIGKKPVQIPAGVTVTVNGTNVHVKGPKGELDRTFSDLVTIKEEGEEVLVSVNDDSREANAQHGLTRTLIHNMVLGVSEGFMKQLELTGVGYRVALKGKDLDLSLGYSHPVIYKAPENITFEVPDNTHINVKGISKEQVGQVAAEIRMKRPPEPYKGKGIHYMGEHIRRKLGKAAK, encoded by the coding sequence ATGTCCCGCATTGGCAAGAAGCCTGTCCAGATTCCCGCCGGAGTCACTGTGACAGTCAATGGCACCAACGTCCACGTCAAGGGCCCGAAGGGCGAGCTCGATCGCACCTTCTCCGACCTCGTGACGATCAAGGAGGAGGGCGAGGAGGTCCTCGTCTCCGTCAACGACGACTCCCGCGAGGCCAACGCTCAGCACGGCCTCACGCGCACCCTCATCCACAACATGGTCCTCGGCGTCTCCGAGGGCTTCATGAAGCAGCTTGAGCTCACGGGCGTTGGCTACCGTGTCGCGCTGAAGGGCAAGGACCTTGACCTTTCGCTCGGCTACTCGCACCCCGTGATCTACAAGGCCCCCGAGAACATCACCTTCGAGGTCCCCGACAACACGCACATCAACGTGAAGGGCATCTCCAAGGAGCAGGTCGGCCAGGTTGCCGCCGAGATCCGCATGAAGCGCCCGCCTGAGCCGTACAAGGGCAAGGGCATCCACTACATGGGTGAGCACATCCGCAGGAAGCTCGGCAAGGCCGCCAAGTAA
- the rpsS gene encoding 30S ribosomal protein S19, producing the protein MSRSLKKGPFVETRLLSRVAAMNEAGKKEVIKTWSRSSTIFPEMVGHTIAVHDGRKHVPVYVTESMVGHKLGEFAPSRTFRGHKQA; encoded by the coding sequence ATGAGCAGAAGTCTCAAGAAGGGCCCGTTCGTGGAGACTCGCCTCCTTTCGCGTGTCGCTGCGATGAACGAGGCTGGCAAGAAGGAGGTCATCAAGACCTGGTCGCGCTCCTCGACCATCTTCCCGGAGATGGTCGGTCACACGATCGCCGTCCACGATGGCCGCAAGCACGTGCCCGTGTACGTCACCGAGTCCATGGTTGGTCACAAGCTGGGCGAGTTCGCCCCGTCTCGCACCTTCCGTGGCCACAAGCAGGCTTAA
- the secY gene encoding preprotein translocase subunit SecY, whose translation MLNGILNAFRVKELRNKILLTVGILVLYRIGAYVPVPGIPFSGMLSAYQSSSTANSAIAVLNLFSGGALSRVSVFCLGIMPYITAQIIMQMLQAVVPSLGSLAREGESGQRKITQYTRYVTVGLALLNAVGYLFLFKSSSFGIDFSQAGMPEWLMNTVVVVSMLAGAILIMWMGEVITQRGIGNGMSLIIFANIISGLPTSIIQSLRTSENGVLLTVLIVVVIVAVVPFIVYIERGQRRIPVQYAKRVVGRRIMGGQATYLPIKVNTAGVIPIIFASAILYLPAQIAVFFPGVGWINVFANAVSSGWLNWILSVLLIVGFAYFYTSMVFNPDETADTLRKQGGFIPGVRPGSATAAYIKNVLNHLTLPGAIFVALVAVVPSIVFTLTGNSLVQAFGGTSILIMVGVALDTISQIESQLKTTNYENLLIK comes from the coding sequence GTGCTAAATGGCATTCTCAATGCCTTTCGCGTCAAGGAGCTTCGCAACAAGATCCTGCTGACGGTCGGTATCCTCGTCCTCTACAGGATTGGGGCATACGTGCCCGTGCCGGGCATCCCCTTCTCGGGGATGCTCTCGGCATATCAGTCGAGCTCCACCGCGAACAGTGCAATTGCCGTGCTGAACCTGTTCAGCGGCGGCGCGCTCTCGCGCGTGTCGGTGTTCTGCCTGGGCATCATGCCCTACATCACGGCCCAGATCATCATGCAGATGCTTCAGGCCGTCGTTCCGAGCCTTGGCTCTCTCGCCCGCGAGGGCGAGAGCGGCCAGCGCAAGATCACTCAGTACACGCGCTACGTCACTGTTGGTCTCGCGCTTCTCAACGCCGTTGGCTACCTCTTCCTCTTCAAGAGCTCCAGCTTCGGCATTGACTTCTCTCAGGCTGGCATGCCCGAGTGGCTCATGAACACGGTCGTGGTCGTCTCGATGCTGGCTGGCGCCATCCTCATCATGTGGATGGGCGAGGTCATCACCCAGCGTGGCATTGGCAATGGCATGAGCCTCATCATCTTTGCCAACATCATCTCTGGCCTGCCGACCTCCATCATCCAGTCGCTGCGCACCTCCGAGAACGGCGTTCTCCTCACGGTGCTCATCGTCGTGGTGATTGTTGCGGTCGTCCCGTTCATCGTCTACATCGAGCGTGGACAGCGCCGCATCCCGGTGCAGTACGCCAAGCGCGTCGTTGGTCGTCGCATCATGGGTGGTCAGGCCACGTACCTGCCCATCAAGGTGAACACGGCCGGCGTTATCCCCATCATCTTCGCGAGCGCCATCCTGTACCTCCCGGCGCAGATCGCGGTGTTCTTCCCGGGCGTTGGCTGGATCAACGTCTTCGCGAACGCCGTGAGCTCCGGTTGGCTCAACTGGATTCTCTCGGTGCTCCTGATCGTGGGCTTTGCGTACTTCTACACCTCCATGGTGTTCAACCCCGACGAGACGGCGGACACCCTTCGCAAGCAGGGTGGCTTCATCCCCGGCGTTCGTCCGGGCTCTGCCACGGCGGCTTACATCAAGAACGTGCTGAACCACCTCACGCTTCCTGGTGCCATCTTCGTCGCCCTGGTGGCCGTCGTTCCGTCCATCGTCTTCACGCTCACGGGCAACTCGCTCGTGCAGGCGTTCGGCGGTACGTCGATCCTCATCATGGTGGGCGTGGCCCTCGACACGATCTCCCAGATCGAGAGCCAGCTCAAGACCACGAACTACGAGAACCTTCTCATCAAGTAG
- the rpsE gene encoding 30S ribosomal protein S5: MARNPKQQRDASELQERVVFIHRVSKTVKGGRRMSLVALVVVGDGKGNVGLGTGKSAEVPLAIQKASDNAKKNMFKVPLTETGSIPHDVMGEFGAARVLVKPAIEGTGVIAGGPIRPLFELAGIKNVLSKSMGSSNGLNIIKAAAEALKDLSSPEETAERRGLTVAEMFVGKEN, translated from the coding sequence ATGGCTCGTAACCCGAAGCAGCAGCGCGACGCCTCCGAGCTCCAGGAGCGTGTCGTCTTCATCCACCGCGTTTCCAAGACCGTCAAGGGCGGCCGTCGCATGTCCCTCGTCGCTCTCGTCGTCGTTGGCGACGGCAAGGGCAACGTCGGTCTTGGCACCGGCAAGTCCGCCGAGGTGCCCCTGGCCATCCAGAAGGCCTCGGACAACGCCAAGAAGAACATGTTCAAGGTGCCCCTGACCGAGACCGGCTCCATCCCCCACGACGTCATGGGTGAGTTCGGCGCCGCTCGCGTGCTCGTCAAGCCCGCTATCGAGGGTACCGGCGTCATCGCCGGCGGCCCCATCCGTCCGCTCTTCGAGCTGGCTGGCATCAAGAACGTCCTGTCCAAGTCCATGGGCTCCAGCAATGGTCTCAACATCATCAAGGCTGCCGCCGAGGCCCTCAAGGACCTCTCCAGCCCTGAGGAGACCGCCGAGCGCCGTGGCCTCACCGTCGCCGAGATGTTCGTCGGGAAGGAGAACTAG
- the rplN gene encoding 50S ribosomal protein L14, with product MIQMQTMLTVADNSGAKKVRCIKVLGGSKRRYAGLADVIIGAVQEATPGGSVKKGDVVRCVIVRTVKENRRKDGSYIKFDENACVLIDKDGNPTGTRIFGPVARELRDHKYMKIVSLAPETL from the coding sequence ATGATTCAGATGCAGACCATGCTCACCGTCGCCGATAACTCCGGCGCCAAGAAGGTGAGGTGCATTAAGGTCCTGGGTGGCTCGAAGCGCCGTTACGCCGGCCTCGCCGACGTCATCATCGGTGCCGTGCAGGAGGCTACCCCGGGCGGTTCCGTCAAGAAGGGCGACGTCGTTCGTTGCGTCATCGTCCGCACCGTCAAGGAGAACCGTCGCAAGGACGGCAGCTACATCAAGTTCGATGAGAACGCCTGCGTCCTCATCGACAAGGATGGCAACCCGACCGGCACCCGTATCTTTGGCCCCGTCGCCCGTGAGCTGCGCGATCACAAGTACATGAAGATCGTCTCGCTCGCGCCTGAGACGCTTTAG
- the rpmC gene encoding 50S ribosomal protein L29 → MKPAEIRALSDEELAKKLEDGRAELFNLRFQMATSQLDNTARVKNVKRDIARIQTEMRARQIAAEAK, encoded by the coding sequence ATGAAGCCCGCTGAGATTCGTGCGCTCTCCGACGAGGAGCTCGCCAAGAAGCTTGAGGACGGCCGCGCCGAGCTGTTCAACCTGCGTTTCCAGATGGCCACCAGCCAGCTGGACAACACGGCTCGCGTGAAGAACGTCAAGCGCGACATCGCCCGCATCCAGACTGAGATGCGCGCCCGCCAGATCGCCGCTGAGGCGAAGTAG
- the rpmD gene encoding 50S ribosomal protein L30: protein MAKTLTVKLVKSAVCGVKSDQTRTCRALGLRKINDTHVLPDNESVRGMIFKVKHLVTVEEN from the coding sequence ATGGCGAAGACCCTCACCGTCAAGCTCGTCAAGAGCGCCGTCTGCGGCGTCAAGTCCGACCAGACTCGCACCTGCCGCGCCCTCGGCCTGCGCAAGATCAACGACACGCACGTGCTTCCCGACAACGAGAGCGTTCGCGGGATGATCTTCAAGGTCAAGCACCTCGTCACCGTTGAAGAGAACTAG
- a CDS encoding type Z 30S ribosomal protein S14: protein MAKTSMIVKAQREPKYSTRTQNRCQRCGRPHSVYRKFGLCRVCFRELASKGELPGVRKASW, encoded by the coding sequence GTGGCTAAGACATCGATGATCGTCAAGGCTCAGCGAGAGCCGAAGTACTCGACGCGCACCCAGAACCGTTGCCAGCGCTGCGGCCGTCCGCACAGCGTGTATCGCAAGTTCGGCCTGTGCCGTGTGTGCTTCCGCGAGCTCGCTAGCAAGGGCGAGCTTCCCGGCGTCCGCAAGGCGAGCTGGTAG
- the rplR gene encoding 50S ribosomal protein L18, translated as MNKFKAKRAGLKRRERRVRSKICGTAERPRLSVHRTNSNIYAQVIDDVDAKTICTASTLDPEFRALGKLGSNKEAAELVGKMVGERAIKAGVTTVTFDRGGRIYHGRVQALADGARSAGLKF; from the coding sequence ATGAACAAGTTCAAGGCTAAGAGGGCTGGCCTCAAGCGCCGCGAGCGTCGCGTTCGTTCTAAGATCTGCGGCACCGCCGAGCGTCCCCGCCTCTCCGTGCACCGCACGAATTCCAACATCTACGCCCAGGTGATCGACGACGTCGACGCCAAGACCATCTGCACCGCCTCCACGCTCGACCCCGAGTTCCGCGCTCTGGGCAAGCTGGGCTCCAACAAGGAGGCCGCCGAGCTCGTGGGCAAGATGGTCGGCGAGCGCGCCATCAAGGCCGGCGTCACCACGGTGACGTTCGACCGCGGCGGCCGCATCTACCACGGCCGTGTCCAGGCTCTCGCTGATGGCGCCCGCTCCGCGGGTCTGAAGTTCTAG